The Populus alba chromosome 6, ASM523922v2, whole genome shotgun sequence genomic interval TTCATTTACCTCAATGACCAAGAACTGTAGACTTCAAGAACCTGAAGTAGACAAGTTGATTGAGGAGCAATGCACCAAGTGTCTTGAAAGTAGGAGAGTGCAATTTCTATGATACAATAATAATATGGCGTGCTGCTTGGATGTTTCAATGGTGGTTTTTATTATTGACAAGAGACTTTTGTGCTACTGTGTTTCTGGAGATGCAATAAAATCATACTATAAGAAAccatgatgaaattttaaagatcACTGCtgtcattttgatttcttacaaatgctcattttttattttgtttttgtgcagCTTGGAGCCTATGCAGTTTTCATCCGACAGACGAATATTGTCTGGATGCTTTTTGTTGCATGCACTGGGGTCATGGATATTACTCTGACCCATCAAAGAGAGAGTGTGAAAGTAGACAACTTAAATACCACGGGCAACAAAACTGGCCATTCAGTCCCAAACAATCACATCATAGTTGGCTCAAACATGAGAAGACGAAAGCCCAATAGTGCTGTGGATAACAGCAAAAGTTCTATGACGAGTGCACTCACCTATTCAACAAGCCATCCATCAGGTTCTGTTTCGCTTATTGTTTGGTTTAATGAGTTCAGTGATTTATGAAGTTTTCCTAAATTCTTCTGCGCATGTGCTTTTGTTTTACACCATTCTAGTACTGTATTGCAGGTTTTCTTGATGAGATTAAGGCAATCTGTTTGACATCATGGAATATGAAGTCAAAACTTTTATTCTCCTTTAGCCCCTTCTTTATAGTATTGGTGGCCTTTGTTGCTTTTGTCCGTTGGAATGGGAGTGTAGTTCTTGGTACTACTCATGCTATCTTCCTACCATCATAATTAGCAAGAGTTTGTTTCTCACTCTTTTTCTGAATGTCACAGGTGCAAAAGAAGCTCATGCAGTTTCTCCACATTTTGCACAGTTAATGTATTTTAGTCTGGTTTCTTCTCTGGCATTGGCTCCCCTGCATTTCTCTTTGGATCAAGCTGTGCATCTGTTTTGGTCATTCTGGAAGAAAAGGCCCCTTGGTTTTTGTCAATGGATAGTGGCTCTTACTGCCGGCTTTCTCTCTGTGCATTCTTACAGGTTAGTTCAGTTAGGCAAGCTTATTtggcaaataaattaaaatagtgaTCCCATTGCTTCTCCACTGCGACTTGAACTAGATATGTGTTCTGATGTATTGGTTCTTTTTACCCCCCAATGCTTAAATACTTGCCACTCTTTGTCACTGTTTCATCATTTAGTTGATTACTGTTGCAGCATAGCTCATGCCTATCTCCTTGCTGACAATCGGCACTATACCTTTTATCTTTGGCGGAAGGTCATCCAATCTCATCAGTCAACGAAGTACCTTCTGGTCCCACTTTATGTCTATTCATGGTTTTCCATCTTCAGAGTATTGGGTTAGTACTTGCtgtcttcatcttcttcttttttttccttttcccttgTCATCTaagattttatttggttttgttaCCCTGATTccttttttatgtcatttattGGCAAGGAAAGCTAGACCAAAAATTTGGGTATTGGCATATTTCTTGGCTACAGCTGCAGTTCTAGTTCCTGCTCCACTTATTGAATTCAGATACTATACCATACCATTCTACTTCTTGATGCTTCACTCCCATACGGTTGATATTCAAAGTTTGGTCCTCATCGGACTTGGATATGTGGTAACCAATGTTTTCACAatgtttatgttcttgtttAGGCCATTTAATTGGAGCCATGAGCCTGGGAAACAGAGGTTTATTTGGTAGATAGGTTATtgagaaaagaaattataaattcacATACAATGTTTATCCCTTGCTCACTGGTTAAGAGAATAGAAATGACCTCTATCTCTGTCCCTGTCCTGGTTCCTGGACTGTGATTCTGTGGACGCCGCGACCACTTTTGGTATTAGAGGGAAATGGCTTCAACTGTGATTTTAATGGTTTCAATTTATTCAATGAATTAACAACTCGTCCGCTTGCCGCTGTCAATACAGTAGTTCCCCCCAGGTTGTGTATGAAACTGCATGACTGGCAAAATCGTTGTTGAAACATGCCAACTGTTTCGTAAACTATCATGGAAAGGCAGTTTGCCTGTTTGGTATAAATGCTGTTCTTAGTTGTAGTTCCACTGTTCCAGGCGATTTGTGATGTTGTTGGTTTTGCCCTgaggtggattttgtaaatgGTATAAATGCTGCTCTTAGTTGTAAATGTTAGATCATATAAATGCTAAATGAGTTTTTAAAGTTCCGAAagcttcattttatattttctatcttATTCCGAATTGCTTTTACTAGCCTTCTACCTTACCTGCGTTGCGGGTAGTATTTCAGAAACTCGGTCTACTTTTTCTAAAATTTCCGTAGTAAAACACCTCCTTTATTGAATTCATCTCAAGAAGATGAACCCGATGATGCAGAGGTTGGCATACTTTGTAGCTGAAATGTAGCCATTCCAATACCTTTCTCTCATTGATTCTCTCCGatgattttctattttctctttcaatATTCAGGGTCTAAAACATGGAAAGAATCGAGTCTGGTACCAAACACATGAATTGTTGAAACAACATGGACCAAATGATAGGAAAATTAAAACTTCaggatcaaattaaagttttttatgccaaaatctaAATGACACGTTTTGCTGTTCTTTGTTATAGTTGGCccctcttaatattttttttaactgcaaTTGGAGCCTGATTTGACCAAAAAGTCTTTAAATTGATCCTTTTATATGAATCAAAACTTTGTGTGCAAGATAATATGCttctatacaaaaaaatcatgataatgtAACATGAAAAGATGAGATTGTAAAGAATAAAAGtttgatgacaaaaaaaaaaaaaaaaaacattgcggAATTTGAACAATTAGATCTTGTGAGTCAACTTGGAGGTCACTCAACCTAGCTCCTTACTTtgcttaatttgaaattaaattatatgggaGTTGAACTAATATAACATAAGCAACTTGATCAAAACCATGTTTGACTAAAACCAAATATActatcactttatttttttaaatataaatattaactaGACAATATTTTGGTGgactcaatttaattttttaggcaAGATGAAGGTCAAGGAATATTTTAATGGAACTCCtttagttgaaaaataattcgcAAAAAccaagaatgattttttttatggccaGAATCTTAGCCAACCAAAAACTTTATCTGTTTCATTGTTTTTGGTGATCTTATTTTTCTCAAACTAGGAACTAagatggaaacaaaaaaaaagttttggatcaaaatgCTTGACCCTAATCTAAAAGAATCAAGAAAGGAACTTTGACGAAATCCAAAgacaaaatttagaaaaaaagtgaggataaaaaaaaacacaggcaAGCCTTTCAGGCCCATCTAAGCTACTTGATATCAGGCTAGGAAACTCTCTGTCTTAGCAAATGAGCTATATCGATATTGGGCTACcaaaccaaacatatttttatgaacacactttaaaaggattaatttgggggcaattatatatatatatatatattttttttttttttttttgtgtgtggttgTACTAGGTTATTTCTCCGGTCGCTTCCCCTTCGTGGCATCGCCAATCACCCTAAAACGGATTTTACTACCGACGAGGATTCAAACTATGATCACCTCACATGAAAAACTAACCCCTGGCTGCTATACCCAACTGTCGTTGCTCGGGAATCATAATTACTCCATAGTTCACCTTtcgtaaaaagagaaaaaataaacttaaatttcAGAGGTACAAGTTCTAACCCATTAATCAAACAGTGGAAGCACTATCCAAATTTTAAATGGTACCACCTCAATACATTAGTCATTAGGCAATAGTGGAGCATGTATCTTTTGCTGAGTTGAGTTGAGAGTTAAGAGGGAGTGAACTTTGAACTGAAGGCAAGGAGGAAGGCGAGTGAGATGGCAAATGTTAATCCTAATCTGAGGCTTCGAGGTTTGTTCTTATGGTGGAGAAAGTGGGGCAAGAAGGACTGGGCAATTGCAGCCGTCGGTTTCTCCATCATCGTCTTTATTCTCACTTACTTGTCCCGGCCCTTACCCTTACCCTTAGATCCCGCGGCCACCACATCCACAACAGACAATCTAGTAGGCCTGACCCTGCTACACAATGCCAGAGATAGAGGCGCCCgtattctcttcttttcttttctatctctATTATTCGATTCGATCTGATCTAATCCAATCAAAtgatatttgtttatttgattCTTTTGTGATTGCAGTTTGTTTAGATGGAAGTTTGCCTGGCTACCATTTCCGGAAAGGATTTGGATCTGGCTCTAACAGTTGGATTCTTCACATTGAggtattattattagtagtagtaattttgtgtgtttattttatACCTCTTCTTCAATAACTGAGTGATAACACCCCCAAGGGCGGAGGGTGGTGCAATACGATAGGATCATGTTTGCAACGGAAGTCAACGGCATTAGGATCCTCTAGCTACATGGACCACGAAGTCCCCTTTTCTGGGATATTAAGCCATCAATCCTCTCAAAATCCTGGTCAACTTCTTTTCCCATTTCtagtagctagctagctagctccaGTTCATCgctaatattatttaatcatcATGTTCTCTTCAGATTTCTTTAACTGGAATAAAGTCAAGATACGTTACTGTGATGGCGCATCTTTTGCTGGCCATTCACAATATGAGTTTAAGGTAAAGAAAAGATTATCAACACCCGCATCCTACTATAAAGAAACTagcctatcttttttttaatgacttttttttacagAATGGTACCAAGCTTCTATTCAGAGGCCACCTCATCTGGGAAGCCCTTATGGATGAACTGTTATCAATCGGCTTATCCAATGCCAAACAGGTAGCTTCTCCGTCCTTTAAATTGTTGTGTGCAAACATGTCCTGTTTTTGACACTTGTCAGTGGTATCTTCACCAGTTATAATACTACCAGAGGGGGGAATTTCTGTTGCACCcaccttttctttcttgttttgtgcTGTCTTTATATGTTAGAATTAGACAATCTTGCTGCCCAGCATTTTTTTCTGACCACTTTCCATTCTTGccaatgaattttgaaaaatttgcaGGCTCTTCTTTCTGGATGCTCTGCTGGAGGATTAGCAACTCTTATTCACTGTGATGACTTTCGAGAACTTCTGCCAAAGGATGCAACGGTCAAATGTCTTGCTGATGCAGGTTTTTTCCTTGATGAGTATGTTTTTGCATGCATACTACTGTTTGGTGTACCGATATTTTTAGCTAGCATGACCTGTGATTTGTTTGATGCCTGAATCAGTTTTTTGCATCGTTGTGGGTTGTGTTGAACATTCAGTATCttttttctcatcttcttctctcttaCCATAACCGCTCTTTGCTACACGAGGTTAGCAATTATAAATTTTCTCCAGAATTAGTATGGATAACTATTAGCTATACAGCACCAGAGGATGTGGAAAGTCCTGCATCTTTTGTGTTTAGCAATTACCACTCTTCTATAATGCTTCTTTACTGGTCTTTATATGTTCTAAGTGACTAAATACACCAAAAAACCCAATCTGTTACTTTCTTTATTGCAGGAAAGATGTTCTTGGAAATAACACCATGGGATCTTTCTATCGAGATGTTACCCAGCTTCAGGTTTTACTCATTCTTTAGTTATGCCCTTATCATCTTACATAATTTTAAGCTAGATGGGATCACTGCTGCCTTATCCTTCACAATTTCTCTCTATGTTGGTGGTTAACATGCATGATGTATTGGACTTATGTGATGGATGAAGCTAAGTCAGTGTCATATCAATGGTAAAAAAGATTTGAccatttattaatttgataagaaTATCTTCAAAATGACAATCTTTTTGCCATTTTGAGTTTGAAGTCAATTCATATGTTTCATTGACTTTGAAAACTTCAATTAGAATATGTACTTTAGTGCCTTCTATCATCTTGAACTAGTGTTGTTGCTACAAATTGTGATCTTTTAGGGggttgtatgtttatatttttggtgCTGCTGCAAATTGGCAATTACAATTAGTAAATTGTCAATGCAAATTACAAGTAAAAAAGGGGAAGAAGTGAATTCACAAGCCGTCATGGCTCACATAATTTGTTTACGTGTCCTTCTGCCAGGGCGTAGTGAAAAGTTTGCGGAAGAACTGTATAACAAGAATGGACCCATATAAGGCAGGTTCTTTTCCCCTTTTCTCCGTGTATGTGGTTTTGTTTGTCAAATTGTTAAGAAGTTCGTGTTGCTCCTTAATCATGATTGTTGCTCGTGAATTTTAATGCCAGTGTCTCTTTCCTCAAGAAATCATTAAAGAAACAAGGACCCCAATTTTCCTTGTCAACCCAGCTTATGATTTTTGGCAGGTGATTTCATTCACAAAAAGTATCTTCAATTTGTCATAATTTGCAACCTTTTCATGTTCCATCCTGAACCTCGCTaataggataaaataaaattagatacaaCACATCTTGGTACCAGATGCATCAGATCCTCAAGGCTATTGGAAAAGATGCAGAATGAACCTTCGCTATTGTAATCCTAGCCAGATGGAAATACTGCAAGGTAATTAGTTCTTACTTTAAAGTCCAAAATAATTCCTGTCATCATGAATCTCAAAACCATCATTATTCTATGAAAgatcaaacaaaagaaaaaaagaacaagaaaagatGTATTGTTATGTAAAATATGTGTTGTCCAAGTAGCCTAAGTTGGGAGCGAGCATTTGAAGCCATGCATTTATGGAGTTGAAAATTAGTTAGAGCAGATGAACACGGCCATCCAAACatagtttttcttttgtctGTGATCACTGATCATAAAATACATCTACACTTTTTCATCTTGAACATGTCCGGTGTGTTTAAAAGTGGGAATGATGTGATAAATGATTAAGGTCATTTGAGATGTAACCATATTGGTATTGTTAGGATCAATTTAGAAGGCAACACGGTGAGATCATGAAATAGGGTGCCCATACCAAGAGTTTGGTTTGGTTCAGTTCTGTGTATTTTTCTCCATATGCCCTTAAGCAATGGTTAACGGTTGGATTGTTAGTTTATTGTACACATGTTGAGAACTTCAGATTAGAACTGTCTTTCAGGTACAGGGTggataaaacaagtaaaatggaATCTAGCTAACATGAAATTCCTTACTCATTGTGCCTGTAACATTTATTAGGCATCTGAACTGCCTTGCCTTTTCTTGCCGATGATGTGGTTTCTGTTTGTCGCTTTCCTGCTCCTGCTTGTTATCGTGTACAGGTTTCCGTAGTTCTATGCTGAAAGCACTGAGTGATTTCCAGCAAAAAAAGGAAGGGGGGTTGTTCATAAATTCTTGCTTTATTCATTGTCAAACATGGATGGCTGAGACATGGCATTCATCTACATCTCCTAGAATGAACGATAAGGTGAGAACATTTTATCATCTCACATGTTAGGTTGGTTTACATACAATCAAAATGTTTCTGTATGATTCCGTGTCACCGTGGTTTTGAGCTGCAATTGGTGCCTGTTACAACTGAAGCTTCATTCCAAGTCACTTTTAGTTTCCTTTATATTTGTATCAAAACATTTTCTTAGTATGCTGCTGATTACCCTTGCGACCCTTGTAACAGACCATTGCAGAGTCAGTAGGTGATTGGTACTTCAACCGTAACATTGTAAAGCAAATTGACTGCCCTTATCCATGCAACCCCACTTGCTATAACATggattttacttgattttgatGAAGCTCCGCAGTCTGGACTATCTAGCTTTTCTTTCGGTAACTCTTAACTTCTGATCTCCAATATCTCCACTTAATTCAATGGCAACTCTCAAGTGCTTTTTCTCCGAAGCACGGCCAGCAACATTGGAAACAAGGCGTGCAAAACTACTGATGTAGTTGATGACTTGATTCTCATTGTTAATGGAGAAGACAGCACGGTTTTTAGTTTGCACTTGTTCACACTACCCAGGTACCCTCTATTGTTTTCAAGGAAGCCATGGTCAATGGTATCAGAACACATGCTTATTTACTTTGCTCTATTGGCTTTGTATATTATTGATAAAGTACTGCCACCCCACTCTATCCAATCTCTCCCTCGTTGTAATATGTTGAGATGCTTTTCCTGTTATTTATTCGACTCCCCacgttgaaagaaaaaaaaatctcagtttTCATTTCTTGGTATAAAATATTGAGTTGACCTTTGAAGCAAGTAAAATGGATTGTCATGGTGGCCCGCAGTTGACCTTCGATTTATATCTTGGGAAATTATCTCAACATTTTAGGTTTAGTTTTCAACATTTCCTTGCAAGTTTAATTGCTTTTAGTCTATCTTcatattttagttcatttttttttaatttaaattgaagaaaatatcttAACCCTACatgatttattaaaagaattgtCACATGatgttaagggtttttttttcataattactatttaaaaagaataaattagtATAGCTGAGTTTTTCACATGAGGCTATTTTACGGCTggaaaatgaatcaaaatataataatatatttaaaacaattaaactcTTAGAAGCACATATTGAGTTGATTCCCTTGATATTCCTAATTTTCCACCGGTGGTTGGAATTTGGGATGATGGTCAAACTGGAGCCAAATCAgtcatagaaataaaaaatctttcaggagtttttcaaaatgtttttttaatttaaaaacatattaaataaatgttttttattttgattttaatatattaatatttaaaaaattaaaaatattattttaaattataaaacattttatgtATCAGAAAAGGAGGATCATCACCATACCATCATCGTGCTCGTGTCCGcacatttttatattaattagttgGTCACCAGATGCCTAAACCACACTGCCAGCTGccgacataaaaatataaagttttttttagaacTTCGTGCATCATGCTTCAAAACTCCAGCACGTAAATCTTATATGTTGCTTTGGTTCAAGTATATTCACAGCCTGTGATTCTGTTGAAAATTGGaggggttgttttttaaagtattttttatttaaatatatattaaaataataattttttatattttaaaaattatttttaatattaatgtattaaaataatttaaatacattaaaaaaattaattttaaattaaaaaaataaaaaaattaattttttttaaaaatacttttgaaacacaaaaacaaataaaggttattgaattaataaattaaacctcttgttttataaaataaagtaaataaatccTTTAGTTTAGAAAAGTAATTCTTAAATCTATTTGTAACTTAATCTTTTTCATCCATTTCAtattctcttaattttattttattttttttgaaaaaatagaagaaaatgtaGATGATACAGAAAGCAATCATTAAGAAAAGAAGACGTTTCTcgaaataaaacaatatttaatcaGTTACCgctgattaaataaattattaattagttcttaaaatctaataaattatttaattcgtttaactaaattataactagtttattatttactcagctggcctacataaaaaataaaaagaaaagagtaataAAAACTAAGATGGCCATTAAGTCATTTAAAACTACCTTTTAATGGTATTTAAGagtataataacaatttttttaaggtattttttatttgaaaatacatcaaaataatattttttatattaaaaattatttttaatatcaatatatcaaaataatttaaaaaatataaaaaaataaattttttaaaataaatttaattgagataCTATTTAGAACATAGTTATAAATGAAATCTTAGGAGGTGCTTAGGAGTTTAGTTAACTAGTTacatatactttttaaaatatttttcacttaaaaatatattaaaatatttttttattttaaaaaaattatttttaacattaacaaattaaaatatttttttaaaaaataaaattattaatttaaaaaaaagttatattctcttaaaattactaaaaataaacagaTGCTTAACATCATCTAAATCGATAGGATCAAATTTTGTTCCCATCATGAAtagaaggggagagagagaacGGACTCTAAAATAGGAGTAGTTGAATGCCTCTCCCACGCCAATGCCAAAGAATTtcactaacaaaaataaaaataaagagtgaAAATGACAGATGTCAACGAATACCTAAAAAGGATATTCTTTGTAGCTTGGACTAAGTATACAggcttttgttttctataatccATCGtagttttattctttattttaattaagttgttTTACTGCTgacactcattttttttatgatgtaatgagataaaaaaaaaatgaagttgttgAATCCACTCggttaaaataaatcaaatgacaaGTTTGAAGAGtctattcaaattaatttaatatgttattattttgatattttaaaaattaccattttaatttttttaaattaaattatatttgactaataatctaaaatacatataaatctgttaaattgataagttttattGGATGAATCCTCGTGGTGGTTTAATATGAAACTTCTATTAAATAAAGATTTAGTTAGAGAGGTTGACCATCAATTAATCTAGATTAAATTTCTcgtttaacaatttttttttttttgaaaaaacattttaaaaaaaaaattaaccccaGCTGCAGCATTATCGAGCTAATTATTTAGTATGAGCTAAAGCCCAGCCTTTGCATCCAGCGAAGCCTCCATGGACAAGACTCCTTGTTGTGTTCTCTCTTATTTAAGAAAGGGTACAATAGTCAGTTAAATATCAAGGATAGCCgacttgaatttttaatatcagcccTGAAGTCATCATCCcactgttttttgtttttttttttttttttttaaaaaaaaaaaagaactaaaaagtCCGAGCCCGTTGTTTCTCGAACAGAGAATAATAGGCTATGGAGCGGGTTGTAATTCAAGGAAAAACGCGTTACAGATTAAAGACAAAATCAATCATGGAACTCGTTGACTATCACCATCATCACcgtcgtcatcatcatcatcccaaCTCCAATGCCTTGcatgcatttttatatttattggctGTTGAAAGAGAACTGTATCTTCTCGACAGAGGATGGCCTGCGCCATGCTCACCCTCACGTATATCTTATTACTCCAAGTGTTTGTGACGCGCATTAAGTTATGCAAGCTTCCTTGCAATCAACTACTTCTTGTCTTAAATGTGATGGCTGTTTGAAGATAACCTCATCattaaaagcaaagaaaagcaaGAACACTTGCATTAACTACCAATTCAATGGTGATCTTCACAGACTGATGGGCAAGTTGATAACGAGCTGACTTTTATTAAAGCATGGCAAAAACCTAATTGGTATTTTACAATCACTATAATTCAGGCAAAAATGAgatgaatttcaagaaaaatggTCAGTCCCCCCTCTCTTTTTTCTGGAGTATTTAAACAGACGAACGCCATATCCTACCTTCCAAGGAAATAATGATAACAGAAACATCGTCATGGTACCTGCGACGCTCTCCTTGTGGAATCTCAAGCAACTCGTGGAAGTCCATGCCTGCAAAATATGAAGCCATTTACACGAGATTTTGATTTGCTTCATAGGATTTGAGGCCCATAATGTCGTAACTCTTACTTACCAGAGTTCTTGGCTGCGCGAAACAGAACTTCTTCGATTAGATGCTGTGCTGGATCTCCCTCGGGAAATGCAGCAATAAAAGAGCCAACCTCCAACACAGCTTCTTGATTGGTGAAGTAT includes:
- the LOC118053372 gene encoding dol-P-Glc:Glc(2)Man(9)GlcNAc(2)-PP-Dol alpha-1,2-glucosyltransferase isoform X1, whose product is MGRIAVALIVSSWVIPISILVNRIVPEPYMDEIFHIPQAQQYCKGNFASWDPMITTPPGLYYLSLAHVASLFPGMFFVRGVSLFSELCSTAILRSVNGVLAILCSVIVYEIITLLRPNIDERKATIFAVVLALYPLHWFFTFLYYTDVASLTTVLAMYLACLKKKYHLSALLGAYAVFIRQTNIVWMLFVACTGVMDITLTHQRESVKVDNLNTTGNKTGHSVPNNHIIVGSNMRRRKPNSAVDNSKSSMTSALTYSTSHPSGFLDEIKAICLTSWNMKSKLLFSFSPFFIVLVAFVAFVRWNGSVVLGAKEAHAVSPHFAQLMYFSLVSSLALAPLHFSLDQAVHLFWSFWKKRPLGFCQWIVALTAGFLSVHSYSIAHAYLLADNRHYTFYLWRKVIQSHQSTKYLLVPLYVYSWFSIFRVLARPKIWVLAYFLATAAVLVPAPLIEFRYYTIPFYFLMLHSHTVDIQSLVLIGLGYVVTNVFTMFMFLFRPFNWSHEPGKQRFIW
- the LOC118053372 gene encoding dol-P-Glc:Glc(2)Man(9)GlcNAc(2)-PP-Dol alpha-1,2-glucosyltransferase isoform X2, with translation MFFVRGVSLFSELCSTAILRSVNGVLAILCSVIVYEIITLLRPNIDERKATIFAVVLALYPLHWFFTFLYYTDVASLTTVLAMYLACLKKKYHLSALLGAYAVFIRQTNIVWMLFVACTGVMDITLTHQRESVKVDNLNTTGNKTGHSVPNNHIIVGSNMRRRKPNSAVDNSKSSMTSALTYSTSHPSGFLDEIKAICLTSWNMKSKLLFSFSPFFIVLVAFVAFVRWNGSVVLGAKEAHAVSPHFAQLMYFSLVSSLALAPLHFSLDQAVHLFWSFWKKRPLGFCQWIVALTAGFLSVHSYSIAHAYLLADNRHYTFYLWRKVIQSHQSTKYLLVPLYVYSWFSIFRVLARPKIWVLAYFLATAAVLVPAPLIEFRYYTIPFYFLMLHSHTVDIQSLVLIGLGYVVTNVFTMFMFLFRPFNWSHEPGKQRFIW
- the LOC118053373 gene encoding pectin acetylesterase 5, producing MANVNPNLRLRGLFLWWRKWGKKDWAIAAVGFSIIVFILTYLSRPLPLPLDPAATTSTTDNLVGLTLLHNARDRGALCLDGSLPGYHFRKGFGSGSNSWILHIEGGGWCNTIGSCLQRKSTALGSSSYMDHEVPFSGILSHQSSQNPDFFNWNKVKIRYCDGASFAGHSQYEFKNGTKLLFRGHLIWEALMDELLSIGLSNAKQALLSGCSAGGLATLIHCDDFRELLPKDATVKCLADAGFFLDEKDVLGNNTMGSFYRDVTQLQGVVKSLRKNCITRMDPYKCLFPQEIIKETRTPIFLVNPAYDFWQIQHILVPDASDPQGYWKRCRMNLRYCNPSQMEILQGFRSSMLKALSDFQQKKEGGLFINSCFIHCQTWMAETWHSSTSPRMNDKTIAESVGDWYFNRNIVKQIDCPYPCNPTCYNMDFT